One Nicotiana tomentosiformis chromosome 4, ASM39032v3, whole genome shotgun sequence genomic window carries:
- the LOC104088582 gene encoding (-)-germacrene D synthase-like, which produces MEVNNIVHKPTRRSVDYHPSVWGDYFLAYDSSLTEIYPDEEQEVEVLKEEVRKMLVSDHAVSTQKLELIDMIQRLGVSYHFENEIEESLKHIYNSCSEFDDNDEDHNMLETVALRFRLLRQAGYNVPCDVLEEFMDDEGKFKEVLVSDVKGILSLYEAAHVGVEGENILEEALAFTTTRLKSVVPNLSGLLLAQVAHALKMPIQRTLERVAARQYINIYKDSPKHNELLLRFARLDFNMLQKVHQKELCGITRWWKDLDVERNFSFARNRVVEAYFWILGVYFEPQYCRARIFTTKVISLASILDDLYDVYGTLDELKMFTDAIERWDINASKQLPPYLKLLYHYILDVFAEMEELLVNENKSYRIHYAKAELKKVCKAYYQEFKWYDAGYIPTFEEYLKMALVTACHMLLSTISLVGMGEIVTKENFDWITSEPLMVKASSIVCRLMDDRVGHQFEQERGHVASAVESYMKEFGGSKQEAYAKFEKLVANGWEDVNKECLYSVPAPRPILLRVLNLTRVINLLYKDEDLYTNSKTKLKDIITKVLVEPFKT; this is translated from the exons AACTCGTCGGTCTGTAGATTACCATCCAAGTGTTTGGGGTGACTATTTCCTTGCATATGATTCTTCCCTTACG GAAATTTATCCTGATGAGGAGCAAGAAGTTGAAGTGCTTAAAGAAGAGGTGAGGAAGATGCTAGTATCAGATCATGCTGTATCCACACAAAAATTAGAGTTAATTGACATGATCCAACGACTGGGAGTATCGTATCATTTTGAAAACGAAATTGAGGAATCACTTAAACACATCTACAACAGCTGCAGTGAATTTGATGATAATGATGAGGACCATAATATGCTTGAGACTGTTGCTCTTCGATTTCGATTGCTAAGACAAGCCGGATATAACGTCCCATGCG ATGTCTTGGAAGAATTTATGGACGACGAAGGAAAATTCAAggaagtattggtaagtgatgtGAAGGGAATTTTGAGCTTGTATGAAGCAGCACATGTTGGGGTTGAAGGAGAGAATATTTTAGAAGAAGCATTAGCTTTCACTACAACTCGACTTAAATCTGTGGTACCTAACTTGAGTGGTCTCCTTTTAGCACAAGTAGCTCATGCCTTAAAGATGCCAATTCAAAGAACATTAGAAAGAGTAGCAGCAAGGCAATACATAAATATCTATAAAGACAGTCCTAAGCATAATGAATTGCTACTACGATTCGCACGACTTGATTTCAACATGTTGCAAAAGGTACATCAGAAAGAGCTATGTGGTATTACAAG GTGGTGGAAAGATTTGGATGTCGAAAGAAATTTTTCATTTGCTCGAAATCGTGTGGTAGAAGCCTATTTTTGGATATTAGGAGTATATTTTGAGCCTCAATATTGTCGTGCTCGAATATTTACAACCAAAGTAATCTCCCTTGCCTCCATACTGGACGATTTATATGATGTTTATGGAACCCTCGATGAACTTAAAATGTTCACCGATGCCATTGAGAG ATGGGACATAAATGCATCAAAGCAGCTACCTCCATACTTGAAGCTCCTATACCATTATATTCTTGATGTTTTCGCTGAAATGGAAGAGTTGTTGGTAAATGAAAACAAATCCTACCGAATTCACTATGCAAAAGCAGAG CTGAAGAAAGTGTGTAAAGCATATTATCAAGAGTTCAAGTGGTATGATGCTGGATATATACCAACATTTGAGGAGTATTTGAAAATGGCACTGGTAACTGCATGCCATATGTTGCTCTCCACAATTTCTTTGGTTGGTATGGGAGAAATTGTCACTAAGGAGAACTTTGATTGGATTACAAGTGAACCTCTAATGGTAAAAGCTTCATCTATAGTATGTCGATTGATGGATGACAGAGTTGGACATCAG TTTGAACAAGAAAGAGGGCACGTAGCTTCAGCAGTTGAAAGTTACATGAAAGAGTTTGGTGGTTCAAAGCAGGAAGCTTATGCCAAGTTTGAAAAACTTGTAGCAAATGGATGGGAAGACGTAAATAAAGAATGCCTTTATTCTGTGCCTGCACCCCGGCCTATCCTCTTGCGAGTACTCAATTTAACCCGTGTGATCAATCTCTTGTACAAGGATGAAGATTTATATACAAACTCCAAAACCAAGCTAAAGGATATCATTACCAAAGTATTAGTCGAACCATTTAAAACATAG
- the LOC138909426 gene encoding uncharacterized protein, with protein MDIGIMLKRRKKVYSRKTENQGGALTKDKAQALEGRLSAMGAWRSSVDASTMWSAIADYIREAAREVLGVSTGVSGGHKGDWWGNEVVQGKVEAKKAAYLKLVGSIGEEERRVCMERYKASRKEAKLAVTEAKTAAYGRKRMPDEWRWSTVVPLYKNKGDI; from the exons atggacattggtattatgttaaagagaagGAAAAAGGTCTACTCAAGGAAGACAGAGAATCAGGGGGGAGCCTTAACaaaggataaagcccaagcgttggaggggcggttgtcggctatgggagcttggaggagtagtgttgacgcgagcactatgtggtcagcgatAGCAGACtatattagggaggctgcgagagaggtgttaggggtctcgacgggcgtatctggtgggcacaaaggagactggtggggGAATGAAGtagtccaaggtaaagtggaagcaaagaaggcggcgtacctgaagttagttgggagcataggtgaggaggagaggcgagtgtgcatggagaggtataaggcatCTAGGAAAGAGGCTAAgttggcggtcacagaggctaagactgcggcttatggtc ggaagaggatgccggatgagtggaggtggagtacggtggttccattgtataagaacaaaggtgatatctaa
- the LOC104088583 gene encoding E3 ubiquitin-protein ligase RHA2A: MGLQNQLTDVSSESIPILLVTLLANCATYLRSLIFAFLQFLGLSSLFNPVQIDDALYEAVGSGLAGVVMLAEQLNLNRLFSYTLFDDQGDDASGSNCVVCLNRLGDGDHVRKLACWHVFHKECFDGWLDTFNFNCPICRSPLVSDERVAFAQRRVAWDVLDWFSLR; encoded by the coding sequence ATGGGATTACAAAACCAATTAACCGATGTTTCTTCTGAATCTATCCCAATTTTACTCGTTACCCTTCTCGCCAACTGCGCAACTTATCTCCGTTCCCTTATTTTCGCCTTTCTTCAATTCCTCGGCTTATCTTCCCTGTTCAATCCGGTTCAAATAGACGACGCTCTATACGAAGCCGTCGGGTCCGGTTTAGCTGGTGTCGTTATGTTAGCCGAGCAGCTGAATTTGAACCGGCTGTTTTCTTATACGTTATTTGATGATCAAGGAGATGATGCGTCCGGTTCGAACTGTGTTGTTTGCTTGAACCGGTTGGGTGACGGTGACCATGTGAGGAAATTGGCCTGCTGGCATGTTTTTCACAAGGAGTGTTTTGACGGGTGGTTGGATACGTTTAATTTTAACTGTCCTATTTGCCGGTCGCCGTTGGTTTCCGATGAGCGCGTGGCATTTGCGCAGCGGCGCGTTGCTTGGGATGTGCTTGACTGGTTCTCTTTAAGGTGA